Proteins encoded together in one Candidatus Lariskella endosymbiont of Epinotia ramella window:
- the gltX gene encoding glutamate--tRNA ligase: MTSNQVVTRFAPSPTGFLHVGGARTALFNWLFSKSVGGRFLLRIEDTDKERSTKQAIDAILSGMEWLGLFWDGEYVMQSTRIERHREVVEMMLSMGKAYRCYMSPQEIEDAKIRNPSIRFRSVWRDKDSNVSSGKYTIRLKAPLNGSTEMEDAVHGRVSVPNDSLDDVVLLRSDGTPTYMLAVVVDDYDSGVNHIIRGDDHFTNTFRQLQIYDTLGWQRPSYAHIPLIHGSDGTKLSKRHGALGIDVYREMGYLPEAMCNYLLRLGWSKGNIELITKEDVSEIFQLSDITQSPARFDLEKLNYVNAHYIKHKDDFELLGLLKERLEKIGMLLENSSVSDKILSGMQLIKTRANTLKQLTDLACLYIEKKSPTDPRSQELIDAYRGSELIQKLIAEYTECKQWDAGNLKSIGVNVAVILSIKPALVMQVLRAFIIATFESPGIYEFMEVLGKEEVLRRINELK; this comes from the coding sequence ATGACATCTAACCAAGTAGTAACTAGATTTGCTCCATCTCCTACGGGTTTCCTTCATGTCGGGGGAGCACGTACTGCACTTTTTAACTGGCTTTTTAGCAAGTCTGTTGGTGGTAGATTTTTGCTTCGTATTGAGGATACTGATAAAGAAAGATCTACAAAGCAGGCTATTGATGCGATTTTGAGTGGAATGGAATGGCTTGGTCTATTTTGGGATGGAGAGTATGTAATGCAGTCTACCCGCATAGAGCGTCACAGAGAAGTGGTTGAGATGATGCTTAGTATGGGGAAAGCTTACCGTTGCTATATGAGTCCACAAGAAATAGAAGATGCAAAAATACGTAATCCATCCATTAGGTTTCGTAGTGTATGGCGAGATAAAGATAGTAATGTTTCTAGTGGTAAATATACCATAAGACTAAAAGCACCGCTAAATGGCTCAACTGAAATGGAAGATGCTGTGCACGGAAGAGTTTCTGTGCCTAACGACAGCTTAGATGATGTGGTTCTACTTAGGTCAGATGGGACTCCAACATACATGCTTGCTGTAGTTGTTGATGACTATGATTCTGGCGTAAATCATATTATTCGTGGAGATGATCATTTTACAAACACGTTTCGTCAGCTCCAGATATATGATACACTAGGCTGGCAAAGACCATCTTACGCACATATACCGCTAATACACGGTAGCGATGGTACTAAACTCTCAAAGCGGCATGGAGCTCTTGGAATAGATGTATACAGAGAAATGGGTTATCTACCAGAAGCTATGTGCAATTATTTGTTAAGGCTTGGTTGGAGCAAAGGAAATATAGAATTAATTACCAAAGAAGATGTGTCAGAAATCTTTCAGCTCTCTGACATTACTCAGTCTCCAGCTAGGTTTGATTTAGAAAAATTAAATTACGTTAATGCACATTATATCAAGCATAAAGATGATTTTGAGCTTCTAGGTTTACTCAAAGAAAGGTTGGAAAAAATCGGTATGTTACTTGAAAACAGTTCTGTAAGTGATAAGATTTTATCCGGAATGCAACTAATCAAGACAAGAGCAAATACCTTGAAGCAATTAACAGACCTTGCATGTTTATATATTGAGAAAAAAAGTCCTACTGATCCAAGATCGCAAGAGTTGATCGATGCATATAGGGGATCTGAGCTTATACAGAAGCTTATTGCTGAATACACAGAGTGTAAACAGTGGGATGCTGGGAATTTGAAGTCAATTGGTGTGAATGTTGCGGTGATTTTATCCATAAAACCAGCACTAGTTATGCAAGTTTTGAGAGCATTTATTATTGCCACTTTTGAGTCGCCAGGAATTTATGAATTTATGGAAGTTCTCGGAAAAGAGGAGGTATTGCGTAGAATTAATGAGTTAAAGTGA
- the recR gene encoding recombination mediator RecR produces the protein MPQIIDNTIALISKLPGLGPRSARRLFIYLLQNPEKMMRLSELFASSSQDIKRCVECNNFDDVSPCGICSDMERDAEVLCVVESISELWAIERSKLYNGHYHVLGGNLSIIDNRTPETLNMFAIKNKVVEKEIKEVILATNSTLEGQTTAHYIAEMLTGLNIKITKLAHGIPIGAELEYMDDGTLNVAFQLRQNF, from the coding sequence ATGCCTCAGATTATAGATAACACAATTGCATTAATATCAAAATTGCCTGGGCTTGGCCCGAGGTCTGCTAGAAGATTATTCATTTACCTACTACAAAACCCAGAAAAGATGATGCGTCTTTCAGAACTCTTTGCTAGTTCCTCTCAAGACATTAAAAGATGCGTAGAATGTAATAATTTTGATGATGTTTCGCCTTGTGGAATTTGCAGTGATATGGAGAGAGATGCTGAAGTGCTATGTGTTGTAGAGAGTATATCGGAACTTTGGGCGATAGAACGCAGCAAGCTGTATAACGGTCATTATCATGTACTTGGCGGTAATTTATCAATAATTGATAATCGTACTCCAGAAACTCTCAACATGTTTGCAATTAAAAATAAAGTTGTGGAGAAAGAGATCAAAGAAGTCATACTCGCCACAAACTCAACACTAGAGGGGCAAACAACTGCTCATTACATAGCAGAAATGCTAACTGGGCTCAATATAAAAATCACAAAACTGGCTCATGGAATTCCAATAGGCGCAGAATTAGAATATATGGATGATGGTACGCTAAATGTTGCATTTCAACTTAGGCAAAATTTTTAA
- a CDS encoding IS256 family transposase: MKTEKNKKINEAIDLLIEGGADLKTVLKQDGLIKELTKSILERALQAEMSEHLGYNKYDRSETENCRNGHYNKNLITENGSIELNIPRDREGKFAPVIVSKNQTRIDGLDQKIISLYAKGMSLSDIKIQLQELYGAEVSESLISRVTDDVIDEVRIWQSRPLEPLYPIVYFDCLIVKVRQDKQIINKSVYVALGIDLQGRKDILGLWISENEGSKFWLSNFTELKNRGLKDILIACSDNLTGMSEAICASYPKTEHQLCIVHQIRNSLKYVSYKDRKLLASDLKLIYSSATEDEAHLALESFDKKWSKRYPHIAKSWYNNWENLVIFLQYPESIRKIIYTTNAIESLNSQLRKVTRNKRVFPNDDSVFKVLYLTIDYITKKWTMPISNWNEAMAHFIIKFDGRF; this comes from the coding sequence ATGAAGACAGAAAAGAATAAGAAAATAAATGAAGCGATAGATTTACTGATAGAAGGAGGAGCGGATTTAAAGACAGTACTGAAGCAGGATGGATTGATTAAGGAATTAACGAAGAGTATTTTGGAGAGAGCCTTGCAGGCAGAAATGTCTGAACACTTAGGTTATAACAAATATGATAGGTCTGAAACTGAGAATTGCAGGAATGGTCATTATAATAAGAATTTGATTACTGAGAATGGCAGTATCGAGTTAAATATTCCGCGAGATAGAGAAGGTAAATTTGCACCTGTAATTGTCTCCAAGAATCAAACAAGAATAGATGGTTTAGATCAAAAGATAATATCTCTGTATGCCAAGGGGATGAGTTTGTCTGATATCAAGATCCAATTACAAGAATTATATGGAGCAGAAGTTAGTGAGAGTTTAATTAGTAGGGTTACAGATGATGTAATTGATGAGGTTAGAATTTGGCAGAGTAGACCTCTTGAACCATTATATCCTATAGTATATTTTGATTGTTTAATAGTTAAGGTAAGGCAAGATAAACAGATAATTAATAAATCAGTATATGTTGCGCTGGGTATAGATTTACAGGGCCGGAAAGATATTTTAGGATTATGGATAAGTGAGAATGAAGGATCTAAATTCTGGCTTAGTAATTTTACTGAATTGAAGAATCGAGGATTAAAAGATATATTAATTGCCTGTAGTGATAACCTGACTGGTATGTCTGAAGCTATATGCGCAAGTTATCCCAAAACTGAGCATCAGCTTTGTATAGTACATCAAATTAGAAATAGCCTGAAGTATGTATCATATAAAGACAGAAAATTATTGGCATCAGATTTAAAGCTTATTTATAGCTCTGCTACTGAAGATGAAGCGCATCTTGCCCTAGAATCTTTTGATAAGAAATGGAGTAAACGATATCCACATATAGCAAAATCCTGGTATAATAATTGGGAGAATCTTGTAATATTTCTGCAATATCCAGAGAGTATCCGTAAGATAATTTACACTACAAATGCTATAGAATCGCTGAATAGTCAGTTGAGAAAAGTTACAAGAAATAAGCGTGTTTTCCCAAATGATGATTCGGTATTCAAGGTTTTATACCTAACGATTGATTATATTACCAAAAAATGGACCATGCCTATCTCTAACTGGAATGAAGCTATGGCTCATTTTATAATCAAATTTGATGGGAGATTTTAA
- the ychF gene encoding redox-regulated ATPase YchF has translation MSLKCGIVGLPNVGKSTLFNALTSTMAAEAANYPFCTIEPNIGRVAVPDDRLMALAEIAGSKEIIHTQIDFVDIAGLVKGASKGEGLGNQFLGHIREVDAIIYVLRCFDNDDIIHVAGNVDPLRDAEIIETELMLADLESLQKRRLNLEKKAKQDKGAATQLQLIEEIIKLLNDGKPAREILKKEGISKNDVNILQLLTSKPILYACNVPEKDVNSGNIYTQSVSDKIGPLGAEIILISAQIEAEIALLQNQAEKEEFLSSIGLTESALSKLIKSSYKALDLITFFTIGPKEAHAWNVKENTTAPDAAGVIHTDFTRGFICAETISYDDYIKHSGEIGAKEAGKMRLEGREYIIRDGDVMHFRFNIESLSKIV, from the coding sequence ATGAGTTTAAAATGTGGCATTGTTGGCCTTCCCAATGTTGGAAAATCAACTCTTTTCAACGCACTGACCAGCACTATGGCAGCAGAAGCTGCAAATTACCCTTTTTGCACTATTGAACCAAATATCGGACGAGTTGCTGTCCCAGATGATAGGCTAATGGCACTAGCGGAAATTGCTGGCTCTAAGGAAATCATACATACTCAAATAGATTTTGTTGATATCGCAGGTCTTGTTAAAGGTGCAAGTAAAGGAGAGGGACTTGGAAATCAGTTCTTAGGGCATATTAGAGAAGTCGACGCCATAATATATGTTTTACGATGCTTCGATAACGATGACATTATCCATGTCGCGGGAAACGTAGACCCTCTAAGAGATGCTGAAATAATAGAAACAGAGCTAATGCTGGCAGACTTAGAAAGTCTTCAAAAAAGGCGACTTAACCTAGAAAAAAAAGCAAAGCAAGATAAAGGTGCAGCAACTCAACTTCAGTTAATAGAAGAGATTATTAAGCTACTCAATGATGGAAAACCAGCAAGAGAGATATTGAAAAAAGAAGGAATATCAAAAAATGATGTCAATATCCTACAATTACTTACTTCCAAGCCAATTTTATATGCATGTAACGTCCCAGAGAAAGATGTCAATAGTGGTAATATCTATACACAAAGCGTATCAGATAAGATTGGTCCGCTAGGTGCAGAAATTATCCTTATATCAGCTCAAATTGAAGCTGAGATAGCTCTTCTTCAGAATCAAGCTGAAAAGGAAGAATTCCTTAGTAGTATTGGACTTACAGAGAGTGCTTTGAGCAAATTAATAAAGAGCAGTTACAAAGCACTCGATTTAATCACTTTCTTTACAATAGGACCTAAAGAAGCGCACGCGTGGAATGTCAAAGAAAATACCACAGCGCCAGACGCAGCTGGAGTAATCCACACAGATTTTACTAGAGGCTTTATATGCGCAGAAACAATATCTTATGATGACTACATAAAACATAGTGGCGAAATTGGGGCAAAAGAAGCAGGGAAAATGCGCCTTGAAGGAAGAGAATATATTATACGAGACGGCGATGTAATGCACTTCAGATTCAATATTGAGTCTTTATCAAAGATTGTGTAA
- a CDS encoding carboxymuconolactone decarboxylase family protein — MSVSSVAKKLPEYALNIKQNLLSIFVNGNTSLANPQLYGVALTVGYLLGNEQLLNAIRAEAKLHLEEVDAKACKIAAVMMSMNNTYYRFAHYTCDPELINMPLELYMDSIFNIEVTKSDFEIYCLAASILNGCQYCVNIHKKKLTDDGIAMTTIRDIGRVVSVLKATSEVLGIETMRSYDFIARGASFD, encoded by the coding sequence ATGTCTGTATCTAGCGTAGCAAAGAAACTACCAGAGTATGCGTTGAACATAAAGCAAAATCTTCTTTCAATCTTTGTGAACGGAAATACATCTTTAGCAAATCCGCAACTTTATGGTGTTGCACTAACTGTTGGCTACTTGCTAGGAAACGAGCAGTTGCTAAATGCAATCCGCGCTGAAGCAAAGCTTCATCTTGAAGAAGTAGATGCAAAAGCCTGCAAAATCGCAGCAGTGATGATGTCTATGAACAACACGTATTATAGATTTGCTCATTACACATGTGATCCAGAGCTAATCAATATGCCATTAGAACTTTACATGGATAGCATATTCAATATAGAAGTTACAAAAAGCGATTTTGAGATATATTGCTTGGCAGCATCTATCCTAAATGGATGCCAATACTGCGTCAACATACATAAAAAAAAGTTGACAGACGATGGAATTGCAATGACAACAATCCGAGATATTGGACGTGTTGTATCAGTATTAAAAGCCACAAGTGAAGTCCTTGGAATAGAAACCATGCGCAGTTATGATTTCATAGCAAGAGGAGCAAGCTTTGATTAG
- a CDS encoding NADH-quinone oxidoreductase subunit C gives MQKLSKIKQLLTSDISPPVISAQEVHGELVVLVDTEDLLTLMQFLRDDKNCRFSALMDICAVDYPSRTERFEVVYHMLSVEHNLRVRVKLCAGIEDIVPSLTDLFGSAGWYEREVWDLYGVYFKGNTDLRRILTDYGFVGHPMRKDFPLTGYTEVRYDLIQEKVVYEPVKLSQEFRNFDFSSPWYGPNYILPGDEKASK, from the coding sequence ATGCAGAAACTTAGTAAAATAAAACAACTTCTTACTTCTGACATTTCTCCTCCTGTCATCTCAGCTCAAGAGGTACATGGCGAACTTGTTGTTCTTGTGGATACAGAAGATTTGCTTACATTAATGCAATTTTTAAGGGATGACAAGAACTGCAGATTCTCAGCGCTTATGGATATATGCGCCGTAGATTACCCAAGTCGTACTGAGAGATTTGAAGTAGTGTACCACATGTTAAGTGTTGAGCATAATCTTAGAGTAAGAGTGAAATTGTGTGCCGGCATAGAAGACATAGTTCCTAGTTTAACTGATTTATTTGGGTCAGCTGGATGGTATGAAAGAGAGGTTTGGGATTTGTATGGAGTTTATTTCAAAGGCAACACAGACTTGAGAAGAATATTGACAGATTACGGCTTTGTAGGGCATCCTATGCGGAAAGATTTTCCCTTAACTGGATACACTGAAGTTAGATATGATCTTATCCAGGAAAAGGTGGTCTATGAGCCTGTTAAACTAAGTCAAGAATTTAGGAACTTTGATTTCTCAAGTCCTTGGTATGGACCAAATTATATATTACCTGGAGATGAAAAAGCATCAAAATAG
- the ubiA gene encoding 4-hydroxybenzoate octaprenyltransferase yields the protein MSKRRLLIPKIYDNFINSSKIARLMRLDKPVACVLLILPVLWVIAFNLKDVFKLIYFFLLFSVGALVMRSAGCIINDIADRKFDHSVERTKNRPLTSGEVSLGMSLCVLAILLLLGMIILMQLPDAAIYIGFAAVLPIIVYPFMKRFTHFAQFFLGFTFNIGVVIAWIAATGYFSIHGLLLYVASAMWTAGYDTIYAHQDRTDDVLLGLKSTAIKFGDNTPLFVWRIYQVAITAICIVGLALHMNIIFYAFMGIAAYHLYWQTETLDIHDAKSCGIKFKSNIEFGVIVLLGILLGHI from the coding sequence ATGTCAAAAAGACGCTTGCTGATACCTAAAATTTACGATAATTTCATAAATTCTTCTAAAATAGCGCGCCTGATGCGCCTAGATAAGCCTGTGGCTTGTGTGTTGCTTATCCTTCCAGTTTTGTGGGTGATTGCCTTCAATCTGAAAGATGTATTTAAACTTATATACTTCTTCTTGCTGTTTTCAGTCGGTGCTCTTGTTATGAGGAGTGCTGGTTGTATCATCAATGATATAGCAGATCGCAAATTTGATCATAGTGTAGAAAGAACAAAAAATAGACCACTTACATCTGGGGAAGTCAGTTTAGGTATGTCTTTATGCGTTCTTGCAATACTTCTTTTGTTAGGTATGATCATATTGATGCAATTGCCGGATGCTGCTATTTATATCGGTTTTGCTGCAGTGCTGCCAATTATCGTATATCCATTTATGAAGCGCTTCACACACTTTGCACAGTTTTTTCTTGGATTTACTTTTAATATTGGTGTAGTAATTGCTTGGATTGCTGCAACAGGATATTTTTCAATTCATGGCTTGTTGTTATATGTAGCATCTGCAATGTGGACTGCTGGATATGATACGATTTATGCACATCAGGACAGGACTGATGATGTTTTGCTGGGGCTCAAGTCAACTGCTATAAAATTTGGAGATAATACACCGCTATTTGTTTGGCGTATATATCAGGTGGCAATTACTGCTATATGTATCGTTGGTCTTGCGCTACATATGAATATTATTTTTTATGCTTTTATGGGTATTGCTGCTTACCATTTATATTGGCAAACTGAAACTTTAGATATTCATGATGCTAAGAGTTGTGGTATTAAGTTCAAATCAAATATTGAATTTGGTGTGATAGTTTTACTTGGAATTTTGCTCGGTCACATATAA
- a CDS encoding BON domain-containing protein: MQNTTNFYEWRTFRAVLMCITLSFTLISAGCALFIPVAAVTAGAVMMDQRSIGAVVDDNVIFTKIKGEFGRFAVKDVFTKVAVNVKEGRVMLTGAVKEEYYKHEAVRIVWGVMGVKEVIDEIIVSSEVINSANDTWIANQVRSKFLFRKNMDSVNYTTAVNNSVVFLFGIAQDQAELDLAIEIASSVKGVRKVINHVLLSNDQRRRVP; this comes from the coding sequence ATGCAAAATACTACTAATTTCTATGAATGGCGCACGTTTCGTGCTGTTTTAATGTGTATAACTCTTTCTTTTACTTTAATCAGCGCTGGTTGTGCACTTTTTATTCCAGTTGCTGCTGTTACGGCTGGTGCTGTCATGATGGATCAGAGATCTATAGGAGCTGTTGTTGATGATAATGTGATATTTACAAAGATTAAGGGAGAGTTTGGTAGGTTTGCTGTAAAGGATGTATTCACTAAAGTAGCCGTTAATGTTAAAGAAGGACGTGTTATGCTTACAGGCGCAGTAAAAGAGGAGTACTACAAGCATGAAGCAGTCAGAATTGTTTGGGGCGTTATGGGTGTCAAAGAAGTCATAGATGAAATTATTGTCTCAAGTGAGGTAATTAATAGTGCAAATGATACTTGGATCGCTAATCAGGTTAGAAGTAAGTTTTTATTCAGAAAAAATATGGATTCTGTAAACTATACAACTGCTGTAAATAATTCTGTTGTGTTCCTCTTTGGAATAGCTCAAGATCAGGCAGAATTAGATTTAGCAATAGAAATTGCTAGTTCTGTGAAAGGTGTTAGAAAGGTAATTAATCATGTTTTGTTATCTAATGATCAAAGACGAAGAGTTCCTTAA
- a CDS encoding efflux RND transporter permease subunit, whose amino-acid sequence MGRIIQSFVDRKRASIMLLIMVALCGYVAFLKIPKESNPDVKVPMIYVLITYEGISPEDGQRLLLKPMENALRNISGIKEMTAYAMEGSASIIVEFEAGKDVDQALTDVRNEVNDHEHELPTDADRPIVKEVDLSLEPVLNVILLGDIPDRTLLQAARDLKDAIENVQGVLDVNIRGDREEALEIIVEPKVLENYGLPLQLLGNAVDSNNQLVPAGTIQNQNGSFPLKIPSLVKDFHELMEFPVFAKGDMVLKLKDIAEVRNTYKDIKNTARVNGKSALVLEISKRTGYNIILTVEAVKAEIDNMRDSLPNNLEIVYSQDKSDDIKDILSDLENTILIASILVVIVIMKAVGTRASFLIAFSIPSSFLSGILILQLMGYTLNIVVLFSLILTVGMIVDDAIVVSEYADRKIIEGAPLQEAFTTAATRMFWPIFTSTLVKIIVFSPLLFWPGVLGQFMQYLPITAIFILGNSLLFALFFQPSLGPLFGKSESIHEDEIAAMKASEEGDMENLGTFSKLYMKCLLYVLDHAKIFVYAVIAGIIGVYIFFFKFGTGIEFFPKIEPSSAVITIGSPGNISITQADEIMKRIEEKVVDMSLGVKIFYVKAGNVNDNNQFPEDTIGVIEMEFDDWKRRPKAEVIIEEIKKRLDTVGGVSYQVLEERVGPPSQKPIEIDFSAPDYDKLLLFVDKFRSAMDEIGGMEDIEDSRPVPAIEWHLLIDREKAAKYSVDVGSIGSMLRLLTDGVKISSYRPDDTDDEVDIMVRLPKEKRFITTIESLKIVNTNGVAIPLNTFVKRIPDRQVSQIKRVDKKNVITVKANVEKGVLADTKVKELGAWFKQNAQDGVKVKFKGDNQDQQETGTFLINAFVLALFAMFIVMLIQFNSFYQTLIVMSAVFLSTVGVLLGLLIAWQPFGVVMCGIGIIALSGIVLNNNIIFVDTYQHLRRDGFDVKKAVITTGVQRLRPICLTASTAILGLVPMVLGITINFFEREITYDAPASQWWRQLSTAIAGGLAFATVLTLFFTPCLLLLLKKYDSIGKKSES is encoded by the coding sequence GTGGGGCGTATAATACAATCTTTTGTAGATAGAAAGAGAGCAAGCATAATGTTATTAATTATGGTTGCTCTATGTGGTTACGTCGCTTTCTTAAAAATTCCAAAAGAAAGCAATCCAGACGTAAAAGTTCCGATGATTTATGTGCTTATAACCTATGAAGGAATTTCTCCTGAAGATGGGCAGAGGCTACTTTTAAAACCAATGGAGAATGCGCTTAGAAACATCTCTGGGATTAAAGAGATGACGGCATATGCAATGGAAGGTTCTGCATCAATAATAGTCGAGTTTGAAGCTGGTAAGGATGTAGATCAAGCTTTGACCGATGTTAGAAATGAAGTTAATGATCATGAGCATGAACTGCCCACTGATGCAGACAGGCCAATAGTTAAAGAAGTTGACCTTAGTCTTGAGCCAGTTCTTAATGTTATTTTGCTCGGAGATATCCCTGATAGAACTTTGCTTCAAGCTGCAAGAGATTTAAAGGATGCAATAGAGAATGTGCAGGGGGTTTTGGATGTCAATATAAGAGGTGACAGAGAAGAAGCTCTAGAAATAATAGTTGAGCCAAAAGTACTAGAAAATTACGGACTTCCACTACAGCTATTGGGCAATGCAGTAGACAGTAATAACCAGCTGGTACCAGCTGGTACCATACAAAATCAAAACGGCTCTTTCCCATTAAAAATCCCGAGTCTTGTGAAGGATTTTCATGAATTAATGGAGTTTCCAGTCTTCGCCAAGGGAGACATGGTATTGAAACTAAAGGATATAGCAGAAGTCAGAAATACATATAAGGATATTAAAAACACAGCTAGAGTAAATGGAAAATCTGCACTGGTTTTGGAGATCTCAAAACGTACAGGATACAATATAATATTGACTGTTGAAGCTGTAAAAGCTGAAATTGATAACATGAGAGATTCCCTGCCAAACAACTTAGAAATTGTTTATTCGCAGGATAAATCAGATGATATTAAAGATATATTGTCAGATCTTGAAAATACTATTCTTATAGCTTCAATCCTTGTTGTGATTGTCATCATGAAAGCCGTTGGTACAAGGGCTTCTTTTTTGATAGCATTTTCTATTCCATCTTCGTTTTTATCTGGAATCTTGATACTGCAACTAATGGGTTATACGCTAAACATAGTTGTGTTATTTAGCTTAATACTGACCGTTGGAATGATCGTAGATGATGCAATAGTAGTAAGTGAGTATGCTGATCGCAAAATAATTGAGGGGGCCCCTCTACAAGAGGCATTTACTACTGCTGCAACACGTATGTTTTGGCCGATTTTTACATCTACACTGGTAAAAATCATAGTGTTTTCTCCTCTTCTATTTTGGCCTGGAGTTCTCGGACAATTTATGCAGTATTTGCCAATTACTGCTATTTTCATATTAGGTAATTCTCTGCTTTTTGCGCTTTTCTTCCAACCATCCCTTGGTCCATTATTTGGAAAGAGTGAGTCTATACATGAAGATGAAATAGCGGCAATGAAGGCTTCAGAGGAAGGAGATATGGAGAATTTAGGAACATTCTCCAAGTTATATATGAAGTGTCTATTATACGTCTTAGATCATGCCAAAATTTTTGTATATGCAGTAATCGCAGGGATAATTGGAGTATATATATTCTTCTTCAAATTTGGCACTGGGATAGAGTTTTTCCCTAAGATAGAGCCAAGTTCAGCTGTTATTACTATAGGTTCCCCAGGAAATATTTCGATTACACAAGCAGATGAGATCATGAAACGGATCGAAGAGAAAGTTGTAGATATGTCGCTTGGAGTGAAGATATTTTATGTCAAAGCTGGAAATGTTAATGACAATAACCAATTTCCAGAAGATACGATAGGTGTCATAGAGATGGAGTTTGATGATTGGAAACGTAGACCAAAAGCCGAAGTAATTATAGAAGAGATTAAAAAAAGATTAGATACTGTAGGAGGCGTTTCATATCAGGTGCTTGAAGAGCGCGTAGGACCTCCATCACAGAAGCCTATCGAGATAGATTTTTCTGCGCCAGATTATGATAAATTGCTTTTGTTCGTAGATAAGTTTCGCAGTGCTATGGACGAGATTGGAGGGATGGAAGATATAGAAGATTCAAGGCCTGTTCCAGCAATAGAGTGGCACTTGTTAATTGATAGAGAGAAAGCCGCAAAATACTCTGTAGATGTTGGTTCAATTGGGTCTATGCTTAGACTTTTGACAGATGGTGTGAAAATCTCTTCATATAGGCCAGATGATACGGATGATGAGGTTGATATCATGGTCAGATTGCCAAAGGAGAAACGTTTTATTACTACAATTGAAAGTCTAAAAATTGTTAATACAAATGGCGTTGCTATTCCATTAAACACTTTTGTAAAAAGAATTCCAGATAGACAGGTGAGTCAGATCAAGAGAGTAGATAAAAAAAACGTTATAACTGTCAAAGCAAATGTTGAAAAAGGGGTTTTAGCTGATACAAAAGTAAAGGAATTGGGGGCTTGGTTTAAGCAAAATGCACAGGACGGAGTAAAAGTTAAATTCAAGGGTGATAATCAAGATCAGCAAGAAACTGGGACATTTTTAATTAATGCTTTCGTACTTGCGCTCTTTGCTATGTTTATAGTGATGTTGATACAGTTCAACAGTTTTTATCAAACTCTCATAGTAATGAGTGCAGTTTTTCTCTCAACAGTTGGGGTTTTGTTAGGATTGCTTATTGCATGGCAGCCTTTCGGAGTAGTTATGTGTGGCATAGGGATAATAGCGCTCTCTGGCATAGTATTGAACAATAATATTATATTTGTTGATACATATCAGCACTTAAGAAGAGATGGTTTTGATGTAAAGAAAGCTGTTATCACAACTGGAGTTCAAAGGTTGCGGCCAATTTGTCTTACAGCAAGTACTGCGATCCTTGGTCTTGTGCCAATGGTGCTTGGGATAACTATTAACTTTTTTGAAAGAGAAATTACATATGATGCACCTGCCAGCCAATGGTGGAGACAGCTTTCTACAGCAATAGCAGGTGGCCTTGCTTTTGCAACAGTATTGACATTATTTTTTACTCCTTGCCTGCTATTACTTTTAAAGAAATATGATAGCATAGGTAAGAAGTCTGAATCCTGA